From Homalodisca vitripennis isolate AUS2020 chromosome 1, UT_GWSS_2.1, whole genome shotgun sequence, the proteins below share one genomic window:
- the LOC124352789 gene encoding replication factor C subunit 4 — MESFLKTGKLGKEDVSAKAGMSKMKPKKESKLTPWVEKYRPRSMDEVVEQHEIVAVLKQCLTGADLPHFLFYGPPGTGKTSTIIAAARQLFGDIYKERILELNASDDRGIQVIREKVKNFSQLTASSVRPDGRPCPPYKIVILDEADSMTSAAQAALRRTMEKETRSTRFCLICNYVSCIIQPLTSRCTKFRFKPLGQEKMLDKLKEICDAEDVKCEPEAMKLLVEMSGGDMRRAITCLQSCSRLKAGDQISTSDVFEVTGIVPNHWIKGLMEVCEIKDYQKLEDYIDKMMMEAYSASQILDQVQKSVIDSLELTDVQKANICEKIAVCSWRLQDGASEFLQLMDLCYTIVKAHKSVTV, encoded by the coding sequence ATGGAGTCTTTTCTTAAAACTGGGAAACTTGGGAAAGAAGATGTATCAGCTAAAGCAGGAATGAGTAAAATGAAACCAAAGAAAGAGAGCAAGTTAACTCCATGGGTTGAGAAATACAGGCCTCGTTCCATGGATGAGGTGGTGGAACAACACGAGATTGTAGCAGTGTTAAAACAGTGCTTGACCGGAGCAGATCTTCCCCACTTCTTGTTCTATGGACCTCCAGGCACTGGTAAAACCAGTACAATAATTGCTGCCGCTCGCCAGCTATTTGGCGATATTTACAAAGAGAGAATTCTTGAACTCAACGCATCTGACGATCGTGGTATCCAAGTAATAAGAGAGAAGGTGAAAAACTTTTCTCAACTGACAGCAAGTTCTGTACGCCCAGATGGAAGACCGTGTCCACCGTACAAGATTGTCATCCTTGATGAAGCTGATTCCATGACAAGTGCGGCCCAAGCTGCACTTCGGCGAACTATGGAAAAAGAAACTCGTTCTACACGCTTCTGTCTGATTTGTAATTATGTAAGCTGCATTATTCAGCCACTCACTTCACGTTGtacaaaatttagatttaaacctTTGGGCCAAGAGAAGATGTTGGATAAATTAAAGGAAATATGTGATGCAGAGGATGTAAAGTGTGAGCCGGAAGCAATGAAGTTACTTGTAGAGATGTCCGGTGGTGACATGAGACGAGCCATCACCTGTCTACAGTCGTGTTCTCGGCTCAAAGCTGGAGATCAAATAAGCACAAGTGATGTTTTTGAAGTAACAGGAATCGTGCCCAATCACTGGATTAAGGGATTGATGGAAGTTTGTGAAATTAAGGACTACCAGAAACTCGAAGATTACATTGATAAAATGATGATGGAAGCCTATTCCGCTTCACAAATTTTAGATCAGGTACAGAAAAGTGTTATTGACTCTTTGGAATTGACTGATGTACAGAAGGccaatatttgtgaaaaaattgCTGTATGCAGCTGGAGACTACAGGATGGGGCTAGTGAGTTCTTACAGTTGATGGACTTGTGTTACACGATCGTCAAGGCTCACAAGTctgttacagtttaa